In the Polyangiaceae bacterium genome, one interval contains:
- a CDS encoding radical SAM protein encodes MKTARVDSLRLRAECDLACWFCSGRSAQDEGETLPTREDGTVQLRILGCDPLRRTDLLKLVTRARAAGYESICVETNGVRLAARHTASALLEAGVTEVLVTGYALDAAVHDAVCGRPGAHARLLQGLEHARAAGLNVGLRAVVLSEKRQDLPALLRDMHARAGGSSRLELSLPRSGPSQPRAREYLPESVAALRPRLSRTLVQAEALGVPVRILPDAGIPPCAVEDSWRSDTLFGFRLTKEARGLPEVCATCAEASRCGGTPEWHRSLWGADGLSPLERPLTQARHQAREPEAAASFTRRAMPRREGAFRVLLVNPCEATWGYGPGAAEYLRAALLAKPDLAACVDVDIEFLVGVPPKRAAELILEADPDLIGMTVYSWNLQIAAELSRLLKAKACRAPIVWGGVTFALLERDASWFHWWDAVDAVARGSGEHTLIDLVRALMKQTGPVRSIPALPGLCVVANGKSHFGPPARVPRLDDFPSPYLQGTVYRVARPTIEMARGCTFSCAFCSDAKQSREGGMQLRGAERLAAEIAAVVSWPEAQWIDAGASTANVTSEAFERVCAAIRRGDPDGSLRYGFQLYPSLARPAQREALQGVNVGALHFGVQSLTPATFAPIKRGTNLSHVHRALQVFEGLPVELSLILGLPGETLDSFKASFDQLLALPSPRIVVNRLLVLPGTELHARRVALGLGVREDRYFRLEHSREMSAAELLRAQDYVIERALALPDLMHEGEARVRWVGFDVQQSFAAPPEYVGSRQGG; translated from the coding sequence GGCTACGAGAGCATTTGTGTCGAGACCAACGGTGTGCGTCTGGCGGCGCGCCACACCGCCAGTGCGCTACTCGAAGCGGGAGTCACTGAAGTCCTGGTCACTGGGTATGCCCTGGATGCGGCGGTGCACGATGCGGTGTGTGGTCGGCCCGGGGCACACGCACGTCTACTGCAGGGGCTGGAGCACGCACGTGCAGCCGGGCTGAACGTGGGGCTTCGCGCCGTCGTGCTATCGGAGAAGCGGCAAGACTTGCCGGCGCTGCTTCGCGACATGCATGCCCGTGCCGGTGGCTCGAGTCGCCTGGAACTGTCCCTGCCCCGCTCGGGGCCGTCTCAGCCTCGAGCGCGCGAGTACCTTCCCGAGTCCGTCGCTGCGCTGCGACCGCGGCTGAGCCGTACACTGGTGCAGGCCGAGGCCCTAGGCGTTCCGGTCCGGATCCTTCCCGACGCGGGCATTCCTCCCTGTGCTGTCGAGGACTCTTGGCGCAGCGATACGCTCTTCGGATTTCGCCTGACGAAGGAAGCACGGGGTTTGCCCGAGGTGTGCGCAACCTGCGCCGAAGCATCGCGCTGTGGCGGAACACCAGAGTGGCATCGCTCTCTGTGGGGCGCCGACGGACTCTCACCGCTCGAGCGTCCCTTGACGCAGGCTCGGCACCAGGCACGAGAGCCCGAAGCCGCGGCGAGCTTCACCCGGCGCGCCATGCCGCGGCGAGAAGGGGCCTTTCGAGTCCTACTGGTGAATCCCTGCGAAGCCACTTGGGGCTACGGCCCTGGCGCAGCGGAATACCTGCGCGCAGCGCTCCTGGCAAAGCCGGATCTCGCTGCTTGCGTGGACGTCGACATCGAGTTCTTGGTCGGCGTACCGCCGAAGCGCGCCGCGGAGCTGATCTTGGAAGCAGATCCGGATCTGATCGGCATGACGGTCTACAGCTGGAATCTCCAAATCGCTGCTGAACTCAGCCGTTTGCTCAAGGCCAAGGCCTGTCGCGCGCCCATCGTTTGGGGTGGCGTCACCTTCGCGCTCCTGGAACGCGACGCCTCGTGGTTTCACTGGTGGGATGCGGTGGACGCGGTAGCGCGCGGCTCTGGAGAGCACACCCTGATCGATCTCGTGCGTGCCCTCATGAAGCAGACCGGGCCTGTGCGCAGCATCCCGGCGCTGCCGGGCCTGTGCGTGGTTGCAAACGGCAAGTCGCACTTTGGTCCACCGGCTCGGGTCCCACGCCTGGACGATTTCCCGTCACCCTATCTCCAGGGCACGGTCTATCGCGTCGCTCGTCCCACCATCGAGATGGCCCGCGGCTGCACCTTTTCCTGCGCCTTTTGCAGCGATGCCAAACAGAGCCGGGAAGGCGGTATGCAGTTGCGGGGCGCCGAACGTCTGGCGGCGGAGATCGCGGCCGTCGTGTCCTGGCCCGAGGCCCAGTGGATTGACGCGGGAGCCAGCACCGCAAACGTCACGTCGGAGGCCTTCGAGCGCGTGTGCGCAGCGATTCGTCGCGGCGACCCCGATGGCTCGCTGCGCTACGGCTTTCAACTGTATCCATCTCTGGCGCGCCCAGCCCAGCGCGAGGCTCTTCAGGGCGTCAACGTCGGCGCACTGCACTTCGGCGTTCAATCCCTCACGCCAGCGACCTTTGCGCCCATCAAACGCGGAACGAACCTCTCGCACGTGCATCGCGCGCTGCAAGTGTTCGAAGGATTGCCCGTGGAGCTTTCGCTGATCCTGGGCCTACCCGGGGAAACCCTGGACTCCTTCAAGGCAAGCTTCGACCAGCTACTCGCGCTGCCATCCCCCCGCATCGTGGTGAACCGGCTCCTCGTGCTGCCCGGCACGGAACTCCACGCACGGCGGGTAGCGCTGGGACTCGGGGTTCGAGAGGACCGTTACTTTCGTCTCGAGCACAGCCGCGAGATGAGCGCGGCGGAGCTACTTCGTGCCCAAGACTACGTCATCGAGCGCGCGCTGGCCCTGCCCGACTTGATGCACGAGGGCGAAGCGCGCGTGCGCTGGGTTGGCTTCGACGTGCAGCAAAGCTTCGCCGCACCGCCGGAATACGTCGGGAGCCGGCAAGGAGGGTGA
- a CDS encoding NAD(P)/FAD-dependent oxidoreductase yields MRDVLVIGGGPAGSTVATLLAKAGHDVLLLEADEHPRVHVGESLLPGITPILQEMGALDAVEAAGFGLKTGTTHWQWGTTPSWDLWFSDTDQYDHSWLVDRARFDELLFSTAKQAGAEVWEHAAARDVLVDGDRVVGAKVRRKGVDEQLEIHARLVIDASGQAALMAKRERLRQHIDGLSHQASWAHFADAGRLPSPRQNQALFVAEQGYWLWLFPFPEGRASVGMVRLDADERPTTRDQVFEDGVKHSAAFMEVLGGAARRVTPIRHQRDFSYRLASVSGPGWLAVGDASGFVDPVLSTGVFLAMHAARDAATTCDRILRGIASEQEAREQYSRHHRELFGDLLRMVRFYYQQNLSRDDYFWESKRILLREDTQLKPQKAFLILTSGLVRNLALGDATTEVLDRRLAASRRDGTPLLEQHGASSIPTKLGFLCVHLRYDDGSDKPAHLYLLVEPRDESAPSLFRTRNYDVNCLAPRYDNDPISQPSLEPTLRELYRGIAALDDEPSADLARLCREHGGALRQLLERLPERFSVQRVFGE; encoded by the coding sequence ATGCGCGACGTGCTGGTCATTGGAGGTGGCCCCGCGGGCAGCACCGTGGCGACGCTGCTGGCAAAAGCGGGGCATGACGTGCTGCTTCTGGAGGCAGACGAACATCCCCGCGTCCATGTAGGTGAAAGTCTGCTGCCGGGAATCACGCCCATCTTGCAGGAGATGGGGGCGCTGGATGCGGTCGAAGCCGCCGGCTTCGGGTTGAAGACCGGGACTACCCACTGGCAATGGGGCACCACGCCCAGCTGGGATTTGTGGTTCAGCGACACGGATCAGTACGACCACTCCTGGCTAGTGGACCGCGCTCGCTTCGACGAGTTGCTCTTCTCGACGGCGAAGCAGGCCGGCGCGGAAGTGTGGGAGCACGCCGCAGCCCGGGACGTGCTGGTGGACGGCGATCGGGTGGTCGGAGCCAAGGTGCGTCGCAAGGGGGTCGACGAGCAACTCGAGATCCACGCGCGCCTCGTGATCGACGCCAGCGGTCAGGCAGCGCTGATGGCAAAGCGCGAGCGCTTGCGACAGCACATCGATGGCCTGTCGCACCAAGCGTCCTGGGCTCACTTCGCCGATGCGGGTCGCCTGCCGTCACCGCGGCAGAACCAGGCTCTGTTCGTGGCCGAGCAGGGCTATTGGCTCTGGCTTTTTCCGTTTCCCGAGGGACGCGCGTCGGTCGGCATGGTGCGGCTGGACGCGGATGAACGCCCCACGACCCGCGACCAGGTGTTCGAGGATGGCGTCAAGCATAGCGCGGCGTTCATGGAGGTGCTGGGAGGCGCAGCGCGGCGCGTGACGCCGATCCGCCACCAACGCGACTTTTCCTATCGTCTTGCCAGCGTGTCGGGGCCAGGGTGGCTGGCCGTCGGAGACGCCTCGGGCTTCGTGGATCCCGTGCTGTCGACGGGGGTCTTTCTAGCCATGCACGCCGCGCGGGACGCAGCCACTACCTGTGATCGGATTCTGCGCGGGATTGCCTCTGAACAAGAAGCACGCGAGCAGTACTCGCGACACCATCGCGAGCTCTTTGGCGACCTGCTGAGGATGGTTCGCTTCTACTATCAGCAGAACTTGAGTCGCGACGACTACTTCTGGGAGTCGAAGCGTATCCTGTTGCGAGAGGACACTCAGCTCAAGCCGCAGAAGGCGTTCCTGATCCTGACCAGCGGACTGGTGCGCAATCTCGCGCTCGGTGATGCAACGACAGAAGTCTTGGACAGGCGGCTGGCGGCAAGTCGAAGGGACGGAACTCCGCTATTGGAACAGCACGGCGCCAGCTCCATTCCCACGAAACTGGGGTTTCTGTGCGTTCATCTGCGCTACGACGATGGTAGCGACAAGCCCGCACATCTCTACCTGCTCGTCGAGCCCCGCGACGAAAGCGCTCCGAGTCTCTTCCGCACTCGCAACTACGACGTCAATTGTCTCGCGCCGCGCTACGATAACGACCCCATCTCGCAGCCCTCCCTCGAGCCCACGCTGCGGGAACTCTACCGTGGCATCGCAGCGTTGGACGACGAACCTTCCGCCGACCTCGCCCGGCTCTGTCGTGAGCACGGCGGCGCTCTGCGGCAGCTGCTGGAGCGACTGCCGGAGCGCTTCTCCGTGCAGCGGGTGTTTGGCGAGTAG
- a CDS encoding HxsD-like protein: MILVALKKELYGEAAVSAAVDVFREHADLARRDSDSEWRIEVTASQDERLIADELANYALGLTIEGRGDALSGV; this comes from the coding sequence ATGATCTTGGTCGCGTTGAAGAAGGAGCTCTACGGCGAGGCTGCCGTCAGCGCGGCAGTCGATGTCTTTCGGGAGCACGCCGACCTCGCTCGTCGCGATAGCGATTCGGAGTGGCGCATCGAGGTGACCGCCAGCCAAGACGAGCGGTTGATCGCCGATGAACTAGCGAACTACGCCTTGGGGCTGACCATCGAAGGTCGCGGGGACGCGCTGTCGGGCGTCTAG
- the hxsD gene encoding His-Xaa-Ser system protein HxsD, translated as MALDHSTTDDGLVVELDESLYSKDTVYGAAYVFIDRCYVKLDRPAPGRLSVRLKPKAGVSLSAEQFVGELENELLAQAWRRLIVDENRKLLEQVTTQALSGAAGPPGLDDLLAMDLDEDTAFEDPLGIAMSWEEKYKKKGDEGESAETAKAPEDPEKP; from the coding sequence ATGGCCCTGGACCACAGCACCACTGACGACGGACTGGTGGTGGAGCTGGATGAAAGCCTCTACTCCAAGGACACGGTGTACGGCGCGGCCTACGTGTTCATCGACCGCTGCTACGTGAAGCTGGACCGCCCCGCGCCCGGTCGGCTGTCCGTACGCTTGAAGCCGAAGGCAGGTGTCTCACTGAGTGCGGAGCAGTTCGTGGGCGAGTTGGAGAACGAACTCTTGGCGCAGGCGTGGCGTCGGCTGATCGTCGATGAAAACCGCAAACTGCTGGAACAAGTCACGACGCAGGCGCTGTCGGGGGCCGCTGGGCCTCCGGGGCTCGATGATCTGCTGGCCATGGATCTCGACGAAGACACGGCCTTCGAGGACCCCCTGGGCATCGCGATGAGCTGGGAGGAGAAATACAAGAAGAAGGGGGACGAAGGGGAGAGTGCGGAAACAGCCAAGGCTCCCGAGGACCCCGAAAAGCCATGA
- a CDS encoding radical SAM protein, translated as MQQIALGYRCNNACAFCAPGGLRQLEPETDAKQVLEQIARLSAGQRVAFVGGEPTLFDELPHWAVLARQRGVVSVLVQTNARKLALKGYAGALAESGIDVLDVSLHGASEAMHDYHTRAPGSFRQTIAGMRRARAARMTLGITTVVTRSNYRHLSEIIHVAHTLGARAVHLATLALVGSARDNALQLQPAAPLLVPHLRRAEARAASLGLVVVTTENLGNPGVPPLFAGMGRHAEDSATQP; from the coding sequence TTGCAGCAGATAGCGCTCGGCTACCGTTGCAACAACGCATGCGCTTTCTGCGCTCCGGGCGGTCTGCGCCAGCTCGAGCCCGAGACGGATGCGAAGCAAGTCCTCGAGCAGATCGCACGACTGAGTGCCGGACAGCGGGTGGCGTTCGTCGGTGGAGAGCCAACGCTGTTCGACGAACTACCGCACTGGGCCGTCCTGGCACGACAGCGAGGCGTGGTCTCGGTGCTCGTGCAAACCAATGCGCGAAAGCTTGCACTGAAGGGCTACGCCGGCGCCCTCGCAGAAAGTGGAATCGATGTACTCGACGTGTCGCTGCATGGAGCGAGCGAGGCCATGCACGACTACCACACGCGCGCGCCGGGCAGTTTTCGGCAGACTATCGCCGGTATGCGCCGCGCGCGTGCGGCCAGGATGACGCTGGGCATCACCACGGTCGTCACACGCTCGAACTACCGGCACTTGTCGGAGATCATCCACGTCGCGCACACCCTCGGCGCGCGGGCGGTACACCTTGCGACCCTGGCGTTGGTGGGCAGTGCGCGGGACAATGCGCTCCAGTTGCAGCCCGCAGCGCCGCTGCTCGTACCACACCTCCGCCGCGCCGAAGCACGCGCGGCGTCCCTCGGCCTGGTGGTGGTGACCACGGAAAACCTGGGAAACCCCGGGGTGCCGCCGCTCTTCGCAGGCATGGGACGGCATGCCGAAGACAGCGCGACTCAGCCGTGA